The genome window TTATGGTTTGCAGGCAGCTATTGCCGCACTTCATGCCGAAAGCCCGGATGCAGCAAGTACCGACTGGCCACAAATTGTCGCTTTGTACGATGTGCTGTATCGCTTCGAAGCCTCACCTGTGGTGCTGTTAAACCGCGCTGTAGCCATCAGCATGGCGCAAGGCCCGGCTGCTGCATTACCGCCATTACTGGCACTGGAACAAAGTGGCGAACTAGCACAGTATCACCTGCTCGACGCTGCTTTAGCAGACCTGCACCAAAAACTCGGCCTGACCCAACAAGCCCGCTTTTATTACCAGCAAGCGCTTAACAAAACCACACAACAGGCGGAACAGCGCTTTTTGCAAAAGCGTTTGGAGAGTCTTAGTTAGCCTTGATATTTAATCAGTGCTTTCTTTGAATTCTAAAACGAACGACATCTCGTCAGAATCAAGCTTCAGCCAGCTCTTTTTTAATTGCTCGAATCTCTCTAAAAAACCTCTCAGAGACTCTGGTAAAAAAACTAGGGTCGACATTCCTTGCAAATGAGATAAGTCCGATAGTTCTCTCGTAATCTGAACGACGTAAACGCCCTTTCGAGTAAAGAGACAACAGAAGCCGAATTTCGTCTTTCTGTTTTTTAGTTATAGTGAGGTGATTCGGGCATATCTTTATACCAGTAACTATCGCACTACCACCGGAACTGCTACCTGAAGTTGTTTTATCTGGATTTATTGATATTTTTGGTGATTTATTCGCAGTAATTAACTTTTGAATTAACTTAAATACTTCATGTGTCCTACCCGGTAAATTTGTCGAAAAAATCATATCGTCAGCATATCTGGTATAGGTAACCTCTACACCGAAAGATGACTCCAGAGCAGACATAACAGTCTCATCAAAGTTAAGCATCGCGATGTTGCTCAAAATCGGGGAGGTTGGGTACCCAATAGGTAAAATATCTCCTTTGAAAAAACAGACAGTTCTTATTAGTTCAAACAGCTCCTTGTCAGGTGGCAAAGAATCAATTTGCTCCCAATTCTTTATCAATGCACCTTTAACATCTTCAAAAGTGACGGATGGAAAAAAATTCAATAGATCAATTTTTAAAAAAATCTGTTGTTCTGGTGACGTTCTGCATTTTTAAGAATGGAGCAACCTTGTGAGAATGCCATGGATGAAGGATGGCTTTTCACCTTTTCGAAAATATTTTTGAGTAACCAGTACTGGATAGTTTTGGTTTTCGCTGCCGCCTGATAAATAGTCCGGTCATCGCCATTTTTTTTGGGAATTTTAAACTGATATACAGCTCTTCTGGCATTAGATACAGAGCTATCAAAGAGCGTTTCAGGAATTTGTAAGTCTTTACATATTCGACTCTTAAGATCCATAGAGCCGCCTTGAATGGTACTTCATAGTATGATTGCGGAAAGTCGCAATGACTTTATCCAGATCAAACTTGTAAGAGAAATACAACGAGTTGACTGCGCTTTTATATCGATCGTTATCGTCTTTGGAAACAGATCCAAATGCTTTAAGCACGGCGATAATATGAACCACGTATTTATGGTTTCTTACACCAAAAATTAACTTAACCGCCTCTATAAGCTCTTTATGAGTAACTGGCCCCAGAATGTAAATTAAATCATGAATGAATAGCACTGATTTCTTGTCAAAGACAAGCGAAGGATCCAAGGTGTGAATGTTTATAGCACTATCTTTTACAGCTACAGGTTTCGACAGCAGGTCGTACAACTCAGGATAGATATCCCCGATTGAATCTCTAACATTTATTCCGTTCGAATTCATACGATAATGGATAACACGTTCTGTTCCTGAATTCTCTTCAACCGCAGCAATAGGGCCAAGATTGATAAAGCTCTCAGATGTTCTGTATTGTTCGTCATTGATGATTATTAGCTTGTCTCTAAGTTGCGGATTAGCAAATGCCCCTAACTCAGCGAATGCACTGGGACTCTCCAAAATTATAATTATGAAGTCAGAAAACTTAGATATTAGATCCTCAACATCGAGTATGTTCCCTTTGTGTCCCTCTATCTTTAGGGTTTTAAACATTTCTTCAGCTAGCAAGACTTTTGTATTGGGAAGCTGTTTTCTTGCGAAGTCAATAACAGCCGTTCTTCGCTCAGAGACCTCAGAAGTGGCTTTATTAGCCCCACATAGAAATACGAATTTATACCGTGAACTGGAATCAGGGAGTTGTATCTTAGAATGCCTGAGACATTTAGATATTTGTCCAAGAGCATTTACTATATTCTTATTATTTTTGTCTATCAGCATATCCATTCGCCATTTATTGTACCTACTTGGAGCGGCCGAAACATCCGCTCGCGGATACGCTGACGAGCGTATACGTGATCGGATGTTTCGAGAGAAAACTAAAAATTCTAGGCAGAACATGACTCATGTCCCGATGCGGCAAAACCACATATGCTAGGTACAAGATTAAATTAGCATGCACATCGACGATAATTCAATACAATAAAATCATGTGCGATGGATATAGTGGACTCAGGCTGGACACTGACAGTGATCGCAGCATTACTCAGACAACACGGCTGCGGGCCTGTTTACCCGGCAGCCTTAGCTTCGACTTCGGTACATGATTAATGAATTTATCCAGTGCAGCCCAGGCTATTTTGTTGCTCACTTGCTACTTTGGCAAAGCCAGCAATGAAAGTATAAAACCATTAAGTAATGGTGAATGGGGCCGTTTTGCCTTATGGCTAAAAGACAAAATGCTATCGCCCGCCGACTTATTGGTAGCAAACCCACAGCCCTTGTTAACAAGCTGGAATGATAACCGCATCACCACCGAACGTATTTTGTTGTTATTAGGCAGAGGTCATAGCCTGGCGCTGGCGATGGAAAAATGGCACAGAGCAGGTTTATGGGTGGTAACACGTTCTGACTCTGATTATCCCAAACGCCTCAAAACTAAACTAAAAAATGATTGCCCACCCGTGCTGTTTGGCTGCGGCAATAAAGAGTTACTTCATAGCGGTGGCTTAGCTGTAGTGGGTTCACGTAATGCGGTGGAAGCCGACCTGCTATTTACCCAACAGCTTGCAGCCAAAGCTGCTGCAGAAGCTGTTACTGTGGTATCTGGTGGTGCACGTGGTGTGGATGAAGCAGCTATGCTCGGCGCCATCAAACAAGGTGGTCAAGTCGTTGGTGTGATGGCGGACAGCTTACTTCAGTCGGCAACCAGTGCAAAATGGCGTCAGGCTCTGATGGATGGTCAACTGGTTCTGGTTTCACCTTTTTATCCTGAAGCGGGCTTTAATGCCGGCAATGCAATGGCACGGAATAAGTATATCTATTGTCTGGCCGATGCTGCTTTAGTTGTCCATTCAGGGCCAAAAGGCGGAACCTTAAATGGTGCCGAAGAAAACCTGAAACACCAGTGGGTGCCGCTTTGGGTGAAACCAAGCGCCGACCCAGAATCTACAAATTCACTATTAGTGGCCAAAGGTGGCCATTGGTACCCAGCGGATATCCAGGCCTTTACTACTGAGATGCTGTTCTCTGCACCAGTATCTGCAGCTATGGAACACAGAGTTTCGGAAGAACAGCAGCAATTATTTGCCCCTGCTGATACAACGGAACAACTTGCTGTCACTGATTTTTATAAGTTTTTTGTGATTTCGTTATCAAAACTGGCAGCAAAGCCTGTCAC of Rheinheimera sp. MM224 contains these proteins:
- a CDS encoding reverse transcriptase domain-containing protein, which gives rise to MNFFPSVTFEDVKGALIKNWEQIDSLPPDKELFELIRTVCFFKGDILPIGYPTSPILSNIAMLNFDETVMSALESSFGVEVTYTRYADDMIFSTNLPGRTHEVFKLIQKLITANKSPKISINPDKTTSGSSSGGSAIVTGIKICPNHLTITKKQKDEIRLLLSLYSKGRLRRSDYERTIGLISFARNVDPSFFTRVSERFFREIRAIKKELAEA
- a CDS encoding DNA-processing protein DprA, whose amino-acid sequence is MNLSSAAQAILLLTCYFGKASNESIKPLSNGEWGRFALWLKDKMLSPADLLVANPQPLLTSWNDNRITTERILLLLGRGHSLALAMEKWHRAGLWVVTRSDSDYPKRLKTKLKNDCPPVLFGCGNKELLHSGGLAVVGSRNAVEADLLFTQQLAAKAAAEAVTVVSGGARGVDEAAMLGAIKQGGQVVGVMADSLLQSATSAKWRQALMDGQLVLVSPFYPEAGFNAGNAMARNKYIYCLADAALVVHSGPKGGTLNGAEENLKHQWVPLWVKPSADPESTNSLLVAKGGHWYPADIQAFTTEMLFSAPVSAAMEHRVSEEQQQLFAPADTTEQLAVTDFYKFFVISLSKLAAKPVTAEELSARTLLHPSQLNEWLKRAVKDKQLIQLQQQPVRYQYLKNSK
- a CDS encoding retron St85 family effector protein; translation: MLIDKNNKNIVNALGQISKCLRHSKIQLPDSSSRYKFVFLCGANKATSEVSERRTAVIDFARKQLPNTKVLLAEEMFKTLKIEGHKGNILDVEDLISKFSDFIIIILESPSAFAELGAFANPQLRDKLIIINDEQYRTSESFINLGPIAAVEENSGTERVIHYRMNSNGINVRDSIGDIYPELYDLLSKPVAVKDSAINIHTLDPSLVFDKKSVLFIHDLIYILGPVTHKELIEAVKLIFGVRNHKYVVHIIAVLKAFGSVSKDDNDRYKSAVNSLYFSYKFDLDKVIATFRNHTMKYHSRRLYGS